The genomic region CCTGTTGGCCGAGTTCATATCTGTAGCTTTGCCCCACCCACCAGCAAATCCAGCTCTCCAGTGTaacctctgattggctgtggggATTGCGGGTCCTGAGACTGAGCGCGAGACACTGAGCTGTGCATTCGACAGGAGTCTATGCGCTGAAGATGAGCGCCGTGCGTTTACCTCAGTGAGCCACATTTAAGAACTGTATCAAGAACTATTTCGCTTCATCCAGAGGCTGGATATTTCTGACCGGGCGCTTTTATTACGGCAAGACGAGTCCGGCTGCACTTACAAATGcttatgttgttttgtttttttcctttttctttttcccACTGATCTTTTCTCAGTGATTTACTCGGATTTAGTTTCATTCTTTCTGGACTAAGGCCAGCTGAAATACCTACAAGAAATTTAAGATTGCTGAAAGAATTCTTCGGTGGACAAGACCCACCTCTTGCTCGAATGGGAATATCACTGAATTGTGAACTGGactgatattttattaatattggtTTTCCACCGTTGTTCCAGTTTCAGAGATTGTACTGCTGTTTCCTTCTGAAATTGGAATCACTGTGTTTTCAGTTGGATATGTGCATGGACATAAATGCGGATCAAAGAGGAGACATCCTAACTTAACATCATCATATGGATTGATTAGACATGAGCGATGTTTTAACTCTATTCCAAGTGTTCATCGCGAATCATGATACCGAGAGCAAATATTTTGAATTGGATCCTTCCTTCCTTTCATTCATTCACAAGTTGAGGACCTTGCAGCGGACATTTAGCCTACATTACTGAATATTTATTTCACTGGCTCAAAATGGTCGGTTTACATCTCGGTTACCCTGAACTACGCAAATGTTCATGTTGAAGCCATGTTTTTCGTTCACAATGTTTTCCCATTCATTATATGAAGAATTATTCACCAGTTTTCTTCATATGCTTTTCAAAAATAATGCAAGACATGGGTGGCCTGACAAGATTTCGATAAAGTAAATGGAACTTATCAACTGCGTAATAATCAGTAAGTCAGATGAATTTCATCGCCGATATAAACATTTTCGTTCATTTTAAAGGATATCTACCAAACTGTGATTTTGTTCGTTTGTCGGAGCTTTTTTACGTCGTACCTTAAGTACATAggtttaaatgttaataaaatatcaTGCAAATGAGCGTATGAAGACAGACATCAACAGGTATAATGCATTCCAAGGACATGGATTTCGTACAAATGTTTTTGTGCTTTCTCTTGTGCTGGACTGGAGTCAGTGCCGTTTTCAATTTGAAATACACCGTGGAAGAAGAGCTCCGTGCAGGCACAAAGATAGCCAACGTCACCGCGGACGCAAAAGTTGCGGGTTTTGCACTGGGAAACCGACAGCCTTATTTACGGGTGATCTCCAATTCCGAGCCGCGATGGGTTAATCTCAGCCCCGCCGGACTGCTCATCACCAAGCAAAAAATTGATCGGGATGCTGTTTGCCGACAGACACCGAAGTGTTTTATTTCGTTGGAGGTGATGTCGAACTTGATGGAAATCTGCGTGATTAAAATTGAGATTATCGACGTAAACGACAACGCGCCCCGCTTCCCCACCAACCACATTGACATAGAAATCTCGGAAAATGCCGCTCCCGGTACCAGATTTCCCCTAGAGGGGGCAAGCGATCCGGACTCGGGGAGCAACGGCATTCAGACGTACACAATTACTCCTAATGATATTTTCGGTCTTGAGATTAAAACGAGGGGAGACGGGTCCAAAATCGCAGAACTTGTGGTGGAAAAGACTTTAGACAGAGAGACGCAGTCTCGTTACACGTTTGAACTCACAGCGGAGGATGGTGGAGACCCCCCAAAGTCTGGGACAGTGCAACTTAACATCAAAGTCATCGATTCCAACGATAACAACCCCGTGTTCGATGAGCCAGTATACAATGTAAACGTGCTGGAAAATTCCCCCATAAACACGTTAGTCATAGACCTGAACGCTACGGACCCAGACGAAGGAACCAATGGCGAGGTGGTCTACTCATTCATAAACTTTGTCTCCAATCTGAccaaacaaatgtttaaaattgACCCCAAAACAGGCGTAATCACCGTGAATGGCGTTTTGGACCACGAGGAACTGCAGGTGCACGAAATAGATGTACAAGCCAAAGATCTGGGTCCAAATTCAATCCCTGCCCACTGCAAAGTGATTGTTAATGTAATTGACATAAACGACAACGCGCCAGAAATCAAACTGTTGTCAGAAAACAGTGAGATGGTAGAGGTGAGCGAAAACGCTCCTCTCGGATATGTAATAGCTCTGGTGAGAGTCTCAGACTATGATTCGGGAGCGAATGGAAAAGTGCAGTGTAGACTGCAGGGCAATGTGCCTTTTAGGCTCAACGAGTTCGAGAGCTTCTCCACCTTACTTGTTGATGGGCGTCTGGATAGGGAGCAGAGAGACATGTACAATTTGACCATTCTAGCCGAGGACAGCGGATATCCCCCGCTAAGAAGCTCGAAATCGTTTGCAGTGAAAGTTACGGATGAAAACGACAACCCCCCGTACTTCACCAAGCCACATTATCAAGCCATGGTCCTTGAAAATAACGTCCCAGGTGCGTTTCTGCTGGCGGTGTCCGCCAGAGACCCAGACCTGGGCATGAACGGCACTGTGTCGTATGAAATCATCAAATCGGAGGTGCGGGGCATGTCTGTGGAATCTTACGTTACTGTGAACTCGAACGGCGAAATATACGGCGTTAGGGCTTTTAATCACGAAGATACGCGGACTTTTGAGTTTAAAGTCTCTGCAAAGGATGGAGGAGATCCACCTTTGACCAGCAACGCCACCGTGCGTATTGTTGTACTGGATGTAAATGACAACACACCTGTGATGACCACCCCACCCCTGGTGAACGGCACCGCGGAGGTGTCGATTCCTAAAAATGCTGGAGTTGGTTATTTGGTTACACAAATAAAAGCTGATGATTACGATGAGGGGGAAAATGGAAGGTTAACGTATTCAATTTCAGAAGGAGACATGGCATACTTTGAAATTGACCAGATAAACGGCGAGGTGCGAACCACAAAGACGTTTGGGGAGAACGCGAAACCATCCTATCAAATAACCGTGGTGGCGCACGACCACGGCCAAACTTCTCTCTCTGCCTCTGCCTATATTGTCATTTATCTCTCCCCTGATCTCAATGCACAGGAGCAAATCGGACCC from Pseudorasbora parva isolate DD20220531a chromosome 11, ASM2467924v1, whole genome shotgun sequence harbors:
- the pcdh19 gene encoding protocadherin-19 isoform X4; the encoded protein is MHSKDMDFVQMFLCFLLCWTGVSAVFNLKYTVEEELRAGTKIANVTADAKVAGFALGNRQPYLRVISNSEPRWVNLSPAGLLITKQKIDRDAVCRQTPKCFISLEVMSNLMEICVIKIEIIDVNDNAPRFPTNHIDIEISENAAPGTRFPLEGASDPDSGSNGIQTYTITPNDIFGLEIKTRGDGSKIAELVVEKTLDRETQSRYTFELTAEDGGDPPKSGTVQLNIKVIDSNDNNPVFDEPVYNVNVLENSPINTLVIDLNATDPDEGTNGEVVYSFINFVSNLTKQMFKIDPKTGVITVNGVLDHEELQVHEIDVQAKDLGPNSIPAHCKVIVNVIDINDNAPEIKLLSENSEMVEVSENAPLGYVIALVRVSDYDSGANGKVQCRLQGNVPFRLNEFESFSTLLVDGRLDREQRDMYNLTILAEDSGYPPLRSSKSFAVKVTDENDNPPYFTKPHYQAMVLENNVPGAFLLAVSARDPDLGMNGTVSYEIIKSEVRGMSVESYVTVNSNGEIYGVRAFNHEDTRTFEFKVSAKDGGDPPLTSNATVRIVVLDVNDNTPVMTTPPLVNGTAEVSIPKNAGVGYLVTQIKADDYDEGENGRLTYSISEGDMAYFEIDQINGEVRTTKTFGENAKPSYQITVVAHDHGQTSLSASAYIVIYLSPDLNAQEQIGPVNLSLIFIIALGSIAVILFVTMIFVAVKCKRDNKEIRTYNCRVAEYSYGNQKKSSKKKKLSKNDIRLVPRDVEETDKMNVTENYSIDSSYVNSRAHLIKSTSTFKDMEGNSLKDSGHEESDQTDSEHDVQRGHYADTAVNDVLNMTIPPNNSQLHDQDQSEGFHCQDECRILGHSDRCWMPRVPMPAKAKSPEHGRNVIALSIEATTVDVPHYEDCGTTKRTFATFGKDGPDEDRAEQRGRRQTAEPAVCSPKTNGTVREAGNGREAVSPITSPVHLKSPQSKPPSAYNTLKCRDVERIANHSLLRQPEGKDSEPAMREINTLLQDGREKESPGSKRLKDIVL
- the pcdh19 gene encoding protocadherin-19 isoform X3, producing the protein MHSKDMDFVQMFLCFLLCWTGVSAVFNLKYTVEEELRAGTKIANVTADAKVAGFALGNRQPYLRVISNSEPRWVNLSPAGLLITKQKIDRDAVCRQTPKCFISLEVMSNLMEICVIKIEIIDVNDNAPRFPTNHIDIEISENAAPGTRFPLEGASDPDSGSNGIQTYTITPNDIFGLEIKTRGDGSKIAELVVEKTLDRETQSRYTFELTAEDGGDPPKSGTVQLNIKVIDSNDNNPVFDEPVYNVNVLENSPINTLVIDLNATDPDEGTNGEVVYSFINFVSNLTKQMFKIDPKTGVITVNGVLDHEELQVHEIDVQAKDLGPNSIPAHCKVIVNVIDINDNAPEIKLLSENSEMVEVSENAPLGYVIALVRVSDYDSGANGKVQCRLQGNVPFRLNEFESFSTLLVDGRLDREQRDMYNLTILAEDSGYPPLRSSKSFAVKVTDENDNPPYFTKPHYQAMVLENNVPGAFLLAVSARDPDLGMNGTVSYEIIKSEVRGMSVESYVTVNSNGEIYGVRAFNHEDTRTFEFKVSAKDGGDPPLTSNATVRIVVLDVNDNTPVMTTPPLVNGTAEVSIPKNAGVGYLVTQIKADDYDEGENGRLTYSISEGDMAYFEIDQINGEVRTTKTFGENAKPSYQITVVAHDHGQTSLSASAYIVIYLSPDLNAQEQIGPVNLSLIFIIALGSIAVILFVTMIFVAVKCKRDNKEIRTYNCSFLYLRRVAEYSYGNQKKSSKKKKLSKNDIRLVPRDVEETDKMNVTENYSIDSSYVNSRAHLIKSTSTFKDMEGNSLKDSGHEESDQTDSEHDVQRGHYADTAVNDVLNMTIPPNNSQLHDQDQSEGFHCQDECRILGHSDRCWMPRVPMPAKAKSPEHGRNVIALSIEATTVDVPHYEDCGTTKRTFATFGKDGPDEDRAEQRGRRQTAEPAVCSPKTNGTVREAGNGREAVSPITSPVHLKSPQSKPPSAYNTLKCRDVERIANHSLLRQPEGKDSEPAMREINTLLQDGREKESPGSKRLKDIVL
- the pcdh19 gene encoding protocadherin-19 isoform X1, with protein sequence MHSKDMDFVQMFLCFLLCWTGVSAVFNLKYTVEEELRAGTKIANVTADAKVAGFALGNRQPYLRVISNSEPRWVNLSPAGLLITKQKIDRDAVCRQTPKCFISLEVMSNLMEICVIKIEIIDVNDNAPRFPTNHIDIEISENAAPGTRFPLEGASDPDSGSNGIQTYTITPNDIFGLEIKTRGDGSKIAELVVEKTLDRETQSRYTFELTAEDGGDPPKSGTVQLNIKVIDSNDNNPVFDEPVYNVNVLENSPINTLVIDLNATDPDEGTNGEVVYSFINFVSNLTKQMFKIDPKTGVITVNGVLDHEELQVHEIDVQAKDLGPNSIPAHCKVIVNVIDINDNAPEIKLLSENSEMVEVSENAPLGYVIALVRVSDYDSGANGKVQCRLQGNVPFRLNEFESFSTLLVDGRLDREQRDMYNLTILAEDSGYPPLRSSKSFAVKVTDENDNPPYFTKPHYQAMVLENNVPGAFLLAVSARDPDLGMNGTVSYEIIKSEVRGMSVESYVTVNSNGEIYGVRAFNHEDTRTFEFKVSAKDGGDPPLTSNATVRIVVLDVNDNTPVMTTPPLVNGTAEVSIPKNAGVGYLVTQIKADDYDEGENGRLTYSISEGDMAYFEIDQINGEVRTTKTFGENAKPSYQITVVAHDHGQTSLSASAYIVIYLSPDLNAQEQIGPVNLSLIFIIALGSIAVILFVTMIFVAVKCKRDNKEIRTYNCSFLYLRRVAEYSYGNQKKSSKKKKLSKNDIRLVPRDVEETDKMNVVSCSSLTSSLNYFDYHQQTLPLGCRRSESTFLNVENQNSRNAAPNHGYHHTFTGQGPQQPDLIINGMPLPETENYSIDSSYVNSRAHLIKSTSTFKDMEGNSLKDSGHEESDQTDSEHDVQRGHYADTAVNDVLNMTIPPNNSQLHDQDQSEGFHCQDECRILGHSDRCWMPRVPMPAKAKSPEHGRNVIALSIEATTVDVPHYEDCGTTKRTFATFGKDGPDEDRAEQRGRRQTAEPAVCSPKTNGTVREAGNGREAVSPITSPVHLKSPQSKPPSAYNTLKCRDVERIANHSLLRQPEGKDSEPAMREINTLLQDGREKESPGSKRLKDIVL
- the pcdh19 gene encoding protocadherin-19 isoform X2, translated to MHSKDMDFVQMFLCFLLCWTGVSAVFNLKYTVEEELRAGTKIANVTADAKVAGFALGNRQPYLRVISNSEPRWVNLSPAGLLITKQKIDRDAVCRQTPKCFISLEVMSNLMEICVIKIEIIDVNDNAPRFPTNHIDIEISENAAPGTRFPLEGASDPDSGSNGIQTYTITPNDIFGLEIKTRGDGSKIAELVVEKTLDRETQSRYTFELTAEDGGDPPKSGTVQLNIKVIDSNDNNPVFDEPVYNVNVLENSPINTLVIDLNATDPDEGTNGEVVYSFINFVSNLTKQMFKIDPKTGVITVNGVLDHEELQVHEIDVQAKDLGPNSIPAHCKVIVNVIDINDNAPEIKLLSENSEMVEVSENAPLGYVIALVRVSDYDSGANGKVQCRLQGNVPFRLNEFESFSTLLVDGRLDREQRDMYNLTILAEDSGYPPLRSSKSFAVKVTDENDNPPYFTKPHYQAMVLENNVPGAFLLAVSARDPDLGMNGTVSYEIIKSEVRGMSVESYVTVNSNGEIYGVRAFNHEDTRTFEFKVSAKDGGDPPLTSNATVRIVVLDVNDNTPVMTTPPLVNGTAEVSIPKNAGVGYLVTQIKADDYDEGENGRLTYSISEGDMAYFEIDQINGEVRTTKTFGENAKPSYQITVVAHDHGQTSLSASAYIVIYLSPDLNAQEQIGPVNLSLIFIIALGSIAVILFVTMIFVAVKCKRDNKEIRTYNCRVAEYSYGNQKKSSKKKKLSKNDIRLVPRDVEETDKMNVVSCSSLTSSLNYFDYHQQTLPLGCRRSESTFLNVENQNSRNAAPNHGYHHTFTGQGPQQPDLIINGMPLPETENYSIDSSYVNSRAHLIKSTSTFKDMEGNSLKDSGHEESDQTDSEHDVQRGHYADTAVNDVLNMTIPPNNSQLHDQDQSEGFHCQDECRILGHSDRCWMPRVPMPAKAKSPEHGRNVIALSIEATTVDVPHYEDCGTTKRTFATFGKDGPDEDRAEQRGRRQTAEPAVCSPKTNGTVREAGNGREAVSPITSPVHLKSPQSKPPSAYNTLKCRDVERIANHSLLRQPEGKDSEPAMREINTLLQDGREKESPGSKRLKDIVL